A single Pagrus major chromosome 19, Pma_NU_1.0 DNA region contains:
- the LOC141014880 gene encoding inositol monophosphatase 1-like, producing the protein MSDPWQECMDHCVEVTKQAGKMIREALQKDIAIMHKSSPVDLVTETDQKVEQLIISSIKEKYPTHSFIGEESVAAGAPSVLTDNPTWIIDPIDGTTNFVHRFPFVSVSIGFTVKKEIEFGIVYSCIEEKMYTARKGKGAFCNGVPIKVSGQEDISQSMVLTEMGFKKDPEHFNTMLANVKTILTIPVHGIRSPGSAAVNMCLVACGSADAYYHMGIHCWDMAGGAVIVTEAGGVIMDISGGPFDLMSRRLIVASSRAIAERIAKEITEFHVGRDDTDG; encoded by the exons ATGAGTGATCCTTGGCAAGAATGTATGGATCACTGTGTGGAGGTCACCAAACAGGCTGGGAAG ATGATCCGCGAGGCGCTCCAGAAGGACATCGCCATCATGCATAAGAGCTCGCCGGTTGACCTGGTGACCGAGACAGACCAGAAAGTGGAACAGCTCATTATATCCTCCATCAAGGAAAAGTACCCGACTCACAG CTTCATAGGTGAGGAGTCGGTAGCAGCAGGTGCTCCCAGCGTCCTTACAGACAATCCCACTTGGATCATCGACCCTATCGATGGTACCACCAACTTCGTTCACAG GTTCCCATTTGTGTCTGTTTCAATTGGCTTCACTGTGAAGAAAGAG ATAGAGTTCGGGATTGTCTACAGCTGCATCGAGGAAAAGATGTACACGGCGCGAAAAGGCAAAGGGGCGTTCTGCAACGGAGTCCCCATCAAAGTGTCGGGACAGGAAG ATATTAGCCAGTCGATGGTGCTGACAGAAATGGGCTTCAAGAAGGATCCTGAGCATTTCAACACAATGCTGGCCAACGTCAAGACCATCCTCACCATCCCTGTGCACGG TATCCGCTCCCCGGGCAGCGCAGCTGTCAACATGTGTCTGGTAGCGTGCGGATCGGCCGATGCTTACTACCACATGGGCATCCACTGCTGGGACATGGCTGGAGGGGCGGTGATAGTTACCGAAGCTGGAGGAGTTATCATGGACATCTCAG GTGGACCGTTTGATCTGATGTCTCGGAGGCTGATCGTCGCCAGCAGCAGAGCGATAGCGGAGCGCATCGCGAAGGAGATAACAGAGTTTCACGTCGGCAGGGACGACACAGATGGCTag
- the LOC141014806 gene encoding tripartite motif-containing protein 16-like protein isoform X1: protein MAATKDDFRKRKNRKWLRKTTFFSTGKDWTDLTLDPDTAHPELGLSEDCTEATYLEHPPPVPDHPDRFAYWEEVLCCQPLEGRCYWELEWRGEQVCIGVSYKGIARKGDGKETRFGMNQLSWSLDCSVFGHSFWHNDEHTDLKAAPSSRIGVFLDHEAGTLSFYTISESVDLIHRVQTTFTEPLYAGFEFYNYGDHIKLLHLKNLE from the exons ATGGCAGCAACGAAGGATGATTTCCGCAAAC GAAAGAACAGGAAGTGGTTAagaaaaactacttttttcagTACAGGTAAAG ACTGGACAGATCTCACTCTGGACCCAGACACAGCCCACCCTGAGCTCGGCCTCTCTGAAGACTGCACTGAAGCCACATACCTCGAGCATCCTCCGCCGGTCCCCGACCACCCTGACAGGTTCGCCTACTGGGAGGAGGTGCTGTGCTGCCAGCCCCTGGAGGGACGTTGCTACTGGGAGCTGGAGTGGAGAGGGGAGCAGGTTTGCATTGGAGTGTCGTACAAAGGTATAGCCAGGAAAGGTGACGGCAAGGAAACTCGGTTTGGGATGAATCAGCTCTCCTGGAGTTTGGACTGCTCTGTCTTTGGTCACTCTTTCTGGCACAATGATGAGCATACTGACTTAAAAGCAGCTCCGTCTTCGAGGATAGGAGTATTCCTGGATCACGAAGCAGGGACTCTTTCCTTTTACACCATCTCTGAGTCGGTAGATCTCATCCACAGAGTCCAAACCACATTCACAGAGCCTCTCTATGCAGGATTTGAGTTTTATAACTACGGAGACCATATTAAACTTCTTCATCTGAAAAATCTGGAGTGA
- the LOC141014806 gene encoding tripartite motif-containing protein 16-like protein isoform X2 has protein sequence MAATKDDFRKHWTDLTLDPDTAHPELGLSEDCTEATYLEHPPPVPDHPDRFAYWEEVLCCQPLEGRCYWELEWRGEQVCIGVSYKGIARKGDGKETRFGMNQLSWSLDCSVFGHSFWHNDEHTDLKAAPSSRIGVFLDHEAGTLSFYTISESVDLIHRVQTTFTEPLYAGFEFYNYGDHIKLLHLKNLE, from the exons ATGGCAGCAACGAAGGATGATTTCCGCAAAC ACTGGACAGATCTCACTCTGGACCCAGACACAGCCCACCCTGAGCTCGGCCTCTCTGAAGACTGCACTGAAGCCACATACCTCGAGCATCCTCCGCCGGTCCCCGACCACCCTGACAGGTTCGCCTACTGGGAGGAGGTGCTGTGCTGCCAGCCCCTGGAGGGACGTTGCTACTGGGAGCTGGAGTGGAGAGGGGAGCAGGTTTGCATTGGAGTGTCGTACAAAGGTATAGCCAGGAAAGGTGACGGCAAGGAAACTCGGTTTGGGATGAATCAGCTCTCCTGGAGTTTGGACTGCTCTGTCTTTGGTCACTCTTTCTGGCACAATGATGAGCATACTGACTTAAAAGCAGCTCCGTCTTCGAGGATAGGAGTATTCCTGGATCACGAAGCAGGGACTCTTTCCTTTTACACCATCTCTGAGTCGGTAGATCTCATCCACAGAGTCCAAACCACATTCACAGAGCCTCTCTATGCAGGATTTGAGTTTTATAACTACGGAGACCATATTAAACTTCTTCATCTGAAAAATCTGGAGTGA
- the LOC141014669 gene encoding ADP-ribosyl cyclase/cyclic ADP-ribose hydrolase 1-like — MSSPKTSASFVMISVSLWFIMLLLRPGQLRAQLGTTPNIKHIVVGRCYSYITLVNPSLRYDCEDIWSQFEEAVIRQSSCNVTVEDYHPMFYAMPQTWPCDSFLFWSRTRTLMHSYAAVVRHFWTLEDTLVGYMFNDLIWCGQEEDSGFDFSSCPEWSACRNHPVYSLWRQASQNFAEMACGNITVLLNGSIGNAFNRKSMFGSVELDGLNPHRVNYVNIKVVANLEGPFIESCGQGSILDLIQILKSRGFRWTCTDNDETLMILQCIQNPKLSSCQTCANSLLHRRSLTLN, encoded by the exons ATGAGCTCCCCTAAAACATCTGCGTCCTTTGTAATGATCAGCGTGAGTCTAT GGTTTATTATGCTCCTGCTCCGTCCCGGTCAACTGAGAGCACAGCTCGGGACAACCCCCAACATTAAACACATCGTGGTTGGAAGGTGCTACAGTTACATCACGCTAGTTAACCCCAGCTTGAG GTATGACTGTGAGGACATCTGGAGTCAGTTCGAAGAGGCGGTCATCCGTCAGTCCTCTTGTAATGTGACCGTGGAGGATTATCATCCCATGTTTTATGCGATGCCACAAACCTGGCCTTGTGATTCG TTCCTCTTCTGGAGTAGAACAAGGACACTGATGCACAGCTATGCAGCTGTGGTACGTCACTTCTGGACACTGGAGGACACGCTGGTCGGCTACATGTTCAACGACCTCATCTGGTGTGGACAAGAGGAAGACTCCG GTTTTGATTTCAGTTCTTGTCCGGAGTGGTCGGCATGCAGAAATCATCCCGTGTATTCCTTGTGGAGGCAAGCTTCccaaaat TTTGCAGAGATGGCGTGTGGCAACATCACTGTGTTACTGAACGGATCTATCGGCAACGCCTTCAATAGAAAAAG CATGTTTGGAAGTGTTGAGCTGGACGGTCTGAACCCACACAGGGTGAATTATGTCAACATAAAGGTGGTGGCCAATCTAGAGGGACCCTTTAT aGAATCATGTGGTCAAGGATCCATTTTAGACCTGATCCAGATCCTCAAGTCCAGAGGTTTCCGCTggacctgcacagacaacgacga GACCTTGATGATCCTTCAGTGCATCCAGAACCCCAAACTGTCTTCCTGCCAAACATGTGCAAACAGCCTGTTGCACAGAAGGAGCCTCACACTTAACTGA
- the LOC141014899 gene encoding ADP-ribosyl cyclase/cyclic ADP-ribose hydrolase 1-like encodes MDRGEFLPPEKRRRRRGCLVLSVVAVLMLVIVLAVVLGLTLRQEPSFKSTFIDRCEEFEGYNCEKIWGAFEQAYVGRDPCQVPMEAYDPFIAATPFQPACGRMMFWSKTKDLVHDFTEKKDCFVTLEDTLLGRVVNDLTWCGKEGSSETFTTGCPGWTYCENNTVRSFWKRVSAAFADVACGDVTAMLNGSIATPFSSESIFATIEVKRFNSSRVKNLNVILVTQENFVTNCTNASLKSLQKELDEGIKYNCKEVAEAQINECSSDPQKPCGSCW; translated from the exons ATGGACCGCGGTGAGTTTCTTCCTCCGGagaagagacggaggaggagaggctgccTGGTTTTAAGTGTCGTCGCTGTCCTGATGCTCGTTATTGTCCTCGCTGTCGTCCTGGGACTGACGCTCCGACAGGAACCCAGCTTTAAATCAACGTTTATTGACAGATGTGAGGAGTTTGAGGG ATACAACTGTGAGAAGATATGGGGAGCATTTGAACAAGCCTATGTGGGACGGGACCCCTGTCAAGTTCCCATGGAAGCCTATGACCCTTTCATTGCCGCGACACCTTTCCAACCTGCATGCGGCCGA ATGATGTTCTGGAGCAAAACGAAGGATCTGGTCCACGACTTCACCGAGAAGAAAGATTGTTTTGTCACCCTGGAGGACACTTTGTTGGGACGCGTGGTGAATGATCTGACCTGGTGTGGAAAGGAGGGCAGTAGTG AAACATTCACGACCGGCTGCCCAGGATGGACCTACTGTGAGAACAACACTGTTCGCTCATTTTGGAAAAGAGTCTCAGCTGCT TTTGCAGACGTTGCGTGTGGTGATGTCACAGCGATGCTAAACGGATCCATCGCCACCCCATTCAGTTCTGAAAG taTTTTTGCGACCATCGAGGTGAAGAGGTTCAACTCCTCCAGGGTGAAAAACCTGAATGTTATTCTGGTCACACAGGAGAACTTTGT CACAAACTGCACAAATGCATCTTTGAAGAGCTTACAAAAGGAGCTGGATGAAGGAATCAAATACAACTGCAAGGAGGTGGCTGA AGCTCAGATCAACGAGTGCAGCTCTGATCCACAAAAACCCTGTGGATCCTGTTGGTGA
- the LOC141014484 gene encoding ADP-ribosyl cyclase/cyclic ADP-ribose hydrolase 1-like: MDLKVIVVIISLLLVAVVLMAVMIPRTGKFRAKFMEKCKKFPENSTKCEELLASFEKAYVGKRPYYFPETEYEPAFVVAPYTHPGEKTMLWSDRGGEWAHKFTENRGCLFTLENTLLGYVMDGQTWCGLKGLEGTYEPFCQWCSNNTVDSFWTIASMKFARHATGAVTAMLDGDAREPFDPNSFFGLETKQLLHPRVTNLDIILVTNKEGVCEKATSLQGLEKSITQRNISYSCTEVPSSHIQTCIENNKCETCWSNPSSSASP, encoded by the exons ATGGATCTTAAAGTGATTGTGGTCATCATATCCCTCCTTCTTGTAGCTGTGGTTTTAATGGCAGTGATGATTCCTCGAACGGGCAAGTTCAGGGCAAAGTTCATGGAGAAATGTAAGAAGTTCCCGGAGAACAGCACGAA GTGTGAAGAGTTGTTGGCTTCCTTTGAAAAGGCTTATGTAGGGAAGAGGCCATATTACTTTCCTGAGACAGAATATGAGCCAGCCTTCGTTGTGGCCCCCTACACACATCCGGGCGAAAAA ACAATGCTCTGGAGCGATAGAGGAGGAGAATGGGCCCATAAGTTCACTGAAAATAGAGGTTGTTTATTCACCCTGGAGAACACTTTGTTGGGATATGTGATGGATGGACAGACCTGGTGTGGATTGAAGGGCCTCGAGG GAACATACGAGCCATTTTGCCAATGGTGCAGCAATAACACTGTTGATTCATTCTGGACAATAGCCTCTATGAAG TTTGCACGACATGCTACGGGTGCAGTCACAGCGATGCTGGATGGTGATGCACGTGAACCATTCGATCCTAACAG TTTCTTTGGCCTTGAGACTAAACAACTCCTCCACCCTCGGGTGACGAATCTTGATATTATTCTGGTCACGAACAAAGA GGGAGTGTGTGAAAAAGCTACATCTCTTCAGGGATTGGAGAAATCCATCACACAACGAAATATTAGTTACTCTTGCACAGAAGTGCCGAG CTCTCACATCCAGACGTGCatagaaaacaacaaatgtgaaaCCTGTTGGTCCAACCCTTCATCCTCCGCATCCCCATAA
- the LOC141014702 gene encoding ADP-ribosyl cyclase/cyclic ADP-ribose hydrolase 1-like, whose product MAEVTFDHPCNQTMLWSKTDELVHQYTAKDEDKKDCFTLEDTLLGYILNDQRWCGKEGSKETFTAGCPGLDDCANGAVRSFWDRASAAFAEYACRAVTVMLNGSEEKPFYPNSTFARVEIKRLKYPKVTKLDVILVTGNNNVSNCATDNLKIDLQNALGSKIGYSCTEVSESRVTECSSSSSSTNVGCGACLLKSSE is encoded by the exons ATGGCCGAGGTCACCTTCGATCATCCGTGCAACCAA ACAATGCTATGGAGCAAAACTGATGAGCTGGTCCACCAGTACACTGCCAAGGATGAAGATAAAAAGGATTGTTTCACCCTGGAGGACACTCTGTTGGGATACATCCTGAATGACCAGAGATGGTGTGGAAAGGAGGGCAGTAAAG AAACGTTCACTGCTGGCTGCCCAGGACTTGATGACTGTGCGAACGGTGCTGTTCGCTCATTTTGGGACAGAGCCTCTGCTGCA TTTGCAGAGTACGCCTGTAGAGCAGTAACAGTAATGCTAAACGGATCAGAAGAAAAACCGTTTTATCCCAATAG TACATTTGCAAGGGTTGAGATAAAAAGACTAAAATATCCTAAAGTGACGAAACTGGACGTGATTCTGGTCACCGGAAACAACAATGT GTCCAATTGTGCCACTGATAATTTAAAAATCGACTTACAGAACGCACTGGGTTCAAAAATTGGTTATTCTTGCACTGAAGTATCTGA ATCTCGGGTCACAGAgtgctcttcatcctcctccagtACAAACGTGGGCTGTGGAGCCTGTTTGTTGAAGTCGTCTGAATAA